The Coffea eugenioides isolate CCC68of unplaced genomic scaffold, Ceug_1.0 ScVebR1_2697;HRSCAF=3773, whole genome shotgun sequence genome contains a region encoding:
- the LOC113757078 gene encoding exocyst complex component EXO70B1-like, protein MDLTKDPLPICSENKVNFDHVQASQIPSSQLKLQFLDVLFNPKYTIGADQFLKSSNNSVYLSASITDSSTITLHYEDYEGHHAVFSEEGIKTLRCIAATLSSRSELADCVQMYTEHRKDVVNLVYVRLREKLKVETVCVFMFSDELSEKTQRWIQVAKICVGTIFGIEKCFYEQIFGDLGSFEDSATNGFVYIIKGTAAELLVFPDSLLARGRLPQRSDILLPLYHELANLIPHLMAYFDQDVCPAKAICNFATKIMLRLKQQMTNILSTTEKQVLCELSTRPFPGGGIHPLTKYIIHHIEQIYVHMESLTELVARPQGSNDDRDPPEVPGSQEKDKGLIPLKSHLARVIQALLYNLKFKSNFYGQESLRCLFVMNNVSSVSEMIKSSKELEELIGTHLQMKLREKVELAKTDYFHRSWGEICTFLKGEGLKSHLNCDFFPGRSTRAVKKKFKTFNRMFEDILQTQERWMVPDQQLRMKLLECILAKLIPAYNHFLERLSRVHKVKRVSEYIKYSVKDLETKVLEMFQNKY, encoded by the coding sequence ATGGATTTGACAAAAGATCCACTCCCAATTTGCAGTGAAAACAAAGTCAACTTTGATCATGTGCAGGCTTCCCAAATCCCCTCTTCCCAACTCAAGCTCCAGTTCCTAGACGTATTATTCAACCCCAAGTACACCATAGGTGCAGATCAATTCTTGAAGAGTTCGAATAATTCAGTGTATCTTTCAGCTTCCATTACAGATAGCTCCACCATCACATTGCACTACGAAGACTACGAGGGCCATCACGCAGTCTTTAGTGAAGAAGGTATAAAAACTCTTAGGTGTATTGCAGCAACGTTGAGCTCCAGAAGTGAATTGGCTGACTGTGTTCAGATGTATACCGAGCATCGAAAGGATGTAGTCAACCTGGTATATGTGAGGCTCCGTGAGAAATTGAAGGTAGAGACAGTCTGTGTTTTTATGTTCTCGGATGAGTTGAGTGAGAAAACCCAACGGTGGATACAAGTAGCCAAGATTTGCGTAGGCACCATTTTTGGAATAGAGAAGTGTTTCTATGAGCAAATTTTTGGAGATCTGGGATCATTCGAGGATTCTGCTACTAACGGTTTTGTGTACATAATAAAAGGGACTGCAGCTGAGTTGCTTGTGTTTCCAGACTCTCTATTAGCCAGGGGCCGATTGCCCCAGAGATCAGACATTTTGTTGCCCTTATATCATGAACTAGCCAATCTAATTCCACATCTTATGGCATATTTTGACCAAGATGTATGCCCAGCGAAAGCCATCTGCAATTTTGCCACTAAGATTATGCTCCGACTGAAAcagcaaatgacaaatatcctttCTACTACAGAGAAACAGGTTCTTTGTGAGCTTTCAACGAGGCCATTTCCTGGAGGAGGAATTCACCCCTTGACTAAGTACATAATTCATCATATTGAGCAGATTTACGTTCACATGGAATCCTTAACTGAGTTGGTGGCCAGACCCCAAGGTTCCAATGACGACCGAGATCCTCCAGAAGTACCGGGTTCACAAGAAAAGGACAAAGGGCTAATTCCCCTAAAGAGCCATCTTGCTCGAGTTATCCAGGCTTTACTGTATAACTTGAAATTCAAGTCCAACTTCTATGGACAAGAATCTCTGCGTTGTTTGTTCGTGATGAACAATGTTAGCTCTGTTTCTGAGATGATTAAAAGTTCCAAGGAGTTGGAAGAACTTATTGGCACTCACCTGCAGATGAAATTAAGAGAAAAAGTGGAGCTGGCAAAGACTGATTATTTCCACAGAAGTTGGGGCGAAATCTGCACTTTTTTAAAGGGTGAAGGATTAAAATCACATTTGAACTGTGATTTCTTTCCTGGAAGGTCTACAAGAGCTGTGAAAAAGAAGTTCAAGACCTTCAATCGTATGTTTGAAGATATTCTTCAGACTCAAGAAAGATGGATGGTACCAGATCAGCAGCTGCGGATGAAACTTCTTGAATGCATATTGGCTAAGCTGATTCCGGCCTATAATCACTTTCTTGAGCGGCTAAGCCGAGTACACAAAGTGAAGCGTGTGAGTGAGTACATAAAATATTCTGTCAAGGACTTGGAGACCAAGGTGCTGGAAATGTTTCAGAATAAGTATTGA
- the LOC113757079 gene encoding uncharacterized protein LOC113757079, giving the protein MGGNTLCDSSTITLHYEDYEGHHAVFSEEGIKTLRCIAATLSSRNELADCVQMYTEHRKDVVNLVYVRLHEKLKELASLIQSAKDALKAVEESVRREFAAAKSMNSHLNASSQSPTRGVAEQPSDACQNRAKIVITIQDKDGPKQFRVFVDDKFERLFKMYADKVKLDLQNLVFCFDGVKLVLLPPLLGLKIEMEENDIIEQMTNILSTTEKQVLRELSTRPFPGGGIHPLTKYIIHHIELIYVHRSTRVVKKKFKTFNSMFEDILQTQERWIVPDQQLRMKLLECILAKLIPAYNHFLERLSRVHKVKRVSEYIKYSVKDLETKVLDMFQNKY; this is encoded by the exons ATGGGAGGCAACACTTTATGTG ATAGCTCCACCATCACATTGCACTACGAAGACTACGAGGGCCATCACGCAGTCTTTAGTGAAGAAGGTATAAAAACGCTTAGGTGTATTGCAGCAACGTTGAGCTCCAGAAATGAATTGGCTGATTGTGTTCAGATGTATACCGAGCATCGAAAGGATGTAGTCAACCTGGTATATGTGAGGCTCCATGAGAAATTGAAG GAATTGGCTTCACTAATCCAATCAGCAAAGGACGCATTGAAAGCTGTTGAGGAATCTGTGAGACGAGAGTTCGCTGCTGCAAAATCTATGAATAGTCACCTTAATGCATCATCACAATCTCCTACAAGAGGTGTTGCAGAACAGCCCTCAGATGCTTGCCAGAACAGAGCAAAGATAGTTATTACGATCCAGGACAAGGATGGGCCCAAGCAATTTAGAGTTTTCGTGGATGATAAATTTGAGAGACTCTTCAAGATGTATGCCGACAAGGTCAAGCTTGATTTGCAGAATctagttttttgttttgatggagTAAAATTAGTCCTACTGCCACCCCTACTGggcttgaaaattgaaatggAGGAGAATGACATCATCGAG caaatgacaaatatcctttCTACTACAGAGAAACAGGTTCTTCGTGAGCTTTCAACGAGGCCATTTCCTGGAGGAGGAATTCACCCCTTGACTAAGTACATAATTCATCACATTGAGCTGATTTACGTTCACAG GTCTACAAGAGTTGTGAAAAAAAAGTTCAAGACCTTCAATAGTATGTTTGAAGATATTCTTCAGACTCAAGAACGATGGATAGTACCAGATCAGCAGCTGCGGATGAAACTTCTTGAATGCATATTGGCTAAGCTGATTCCGGCCTATAATCACTTTCTTGAGCGGCTAAGCCGAGTACACAAAGTGAAGCGTGTGAGTGAGTACATAAAATATTCTGTCAAGGACTTGGAGACCAAGGTGCTGGATATGTTTCAGAATAAGTATTGA